A single genomic interval of Aureliella helgolandensis harbors:
- a CDS encoding UbiD family decarboxylase has product MKYRSTRQLVDDLQRHRRLLIVEEEVDPHLELAEIHRRVYRSGGPAILFNNVRNCRFPVASNLFGTLDQARFLFRHTLQSVRQAVRWKVDPSEALKNPWELWRAPLVGWNMRPRSVRNAAVMQNACKLSELPHVTCWPEDGGAFVTLPQVMSQSVSHPSFSGLNLGMYRVQLNGNDYVPEQECGLHYQIHRGIGVHHSQAIERGQPLPVNITVGGSPAMTLSAVMPLPEGMSELMFAGALAGYRIPLCRHSVGTGSGMAPLYADADFAITGQIMPSGLKPEGPFGDHLGYYAKVHDFPVLQIQHVYHRTGAVWPMTVVGRPPQEDTTFGQLIHELTGPVIPSVLPGVKQVNAVDAAGVHPLLLAVGSERYTPYLKQSRPQELLTQASAILGQGQLSLAKYLWIIDGNDPATPSAEDIQAFLEHALRRVDWRRDLHFHTCTTIDTLDYTGDGLNQGSKLVIASSGPPLRELPTQIASDCNLPSSWRAAQVALPGVLVVEASSYRSRHSQSALQAECDQVSITDPLNAFPLIVVVDDSRFAARNLNNFLWTTFTRSNPAVDVYGVGASQVDKHFGCEGSLIIDARSKPHHASGLIEDPETLSKVDARAARGGELAKYL; this is encoded by the coding sequence CGCCATCCTATTCAACAACGTGCGGAATTGCCGCTTCCCGGTCGCTTCCAACCTTTTCGGTACACTAGACCAGGCGAGATTTCTCTTTCGCCATACCCTTCAATCCGTGCGGCAAGCGGTGCGTTGGAAAGTAGATCCCAGCGAAGCACTCAAAAACCCTTGGGAACTTTGGCGTGCGCCGCTCGTAGGCTGGAATATGCGGCCAAGAAGCGTCCGAAACGCCGCGGTCATGCAGAATGCCTGCAAGCTCTCCGAACTACCGCACGTAACGTGCTGGCCCGAGGACGGAGGTGCCTTTGTCACGCTCCCGCAGGTGATGAGCCAATCCGTTTCTCACCCGTCGTTTTCAGGTCTCAATCTGGGAATGTATCGTGTCCAGCTCAATGGCAATGATTACGTGCCAGAGCAAGAATGCGGCTTGCACTATCAGATTCATCGAGGCATTGGTGTGCATCACAGTCAGGCCATCGAACGCGGGCAACCGTTGCCGGTCAATATTACCGTCGGGGGCAGCCCTGCCATGACGCTGAGCGCCGTGATGCCTCTTCCGGAAGGCATGAGTGAACTGATGTTTGCCGGCGCTCTAGCCGGCTACCGTATTCCACTCTGCAGACACTCTGTCGGAACGGGATCAGGCATGGCACCTCTCTATGCAGATGCAGATTTCGCAATCACGGGGCAGATCATGCCGTCCGGTTTGAAGCCGGAGGGGCCGTTCGGAGATCACTTGGGCTATTATGCCAAAGTTCATGATTTCCCCGTGCTTCAGATCCAGCACGTCTACCATCGCACCGGAGCGGTCTGGCCGATGACCGTCGTAGGACGCCCACCCCAAGAAGACACCACCTTTGGGCAGTTGATCCATGAGCTGACGGGCCCCGTGATCCCCAGCGTCCTGCCGGGAGTCAAGCAAGTCAACGCAGTCGACGCCGCTGGGGTCCATCCGCTTCTGTTAGCCGTAGGGAGTGAGCGCTACACGCCGTACCTGAAACAATCGCGGCCTCAGGAGCTGCTGACACAGGCCTCCGCCATTTTGGGACAAGGGCAGTTGTCGCTTGCCAAATACCTGTGGATTATCGATGGCAACGACCCGGCCACGCCGTCCGCAGAGGATATTCAAGCCTTCTTGGAGCATGCCCTGCGACGCGTTGATTGGCGCCGCGATTTGCATTTCCATACCTGCACAACCATCGACACACTCGACTACACCGGAGATGGGCTGAACCAAGGTTCGAAACTGGTGATCGCTAGCTCTGGACCTCCGCTTCGTGAGCTGCCCACTCAGATTGCCAGCGATTGCAATCTTCCAAGTTCATGGCGCGCCGCGCAAGTCGCTCTTCCTGGAGTGCTGGTGGTTGAGGCCTCTTCCTACCGTTCGCGGCACAGCCAAAGTGCGTTGCAGGCCGAATGTGACCAAGTTTCGATCACCGATCCGCTCAACGCGTTTCCCTTGATCGTGGTGGTCGATGATAGCCGCTTTGCGGCCCGCAATCTCAATAATTTTTTGTGGACCACATTCACGAGAAGCAATCCAGCTGTAGACGTGTACGGTGTCGGCGCTAGCCAAGTGGACAAGCACTTTGGCTGCGAGGGCAGCTTAATCATCGACGCGCGTTCCAAGCCGCACCATGCATCGGGCTTGATCGAAGATCCTGAGACTCTTTCCAAAGTTGACGCGCGCGCTGCCCGGGGTGGCGAGCTGGCCAAGTATCTGTAG
- a CDS encoding GntR family transcriptional regulator, translating into MKLRHVAAQAVGRFPISQQQLLLATKILLDSHSAAVYHRISTHERRRATAVQLQIDPNDGIPIYEQLIRQVKYAVAEGVLVPGQVIPSVREMAKLIAVNPNTVQRAYLQLQDETVLEALRGRGMAVCQNARLRCVSDRQQMVAERMDAVVDEGVRSGLAADPLREMFENSLRNATQKSEGQS; encoded by the coding sequence ATGAAGCTACGTCACGTCGCAGCCCAGGCCGTAGGACGTTTCCCGATATCTCAACAACAACTCTTGTTGGCTACAAAAATATTGCTTGACTCGCACTCGGCCGCGGTGTACCATCGCATTAGTACACACGAACGCAGGAGGGCTACGGCCGTGCAGCTTCAAATCGATCCGAACGATGGAATCCCCATCTACGAACAACTCATTCGGCAAGTCAAGTATGCCGTGGCGGAAGGGGTGCTTGTCCCGGGACAAGTCATTCCCAGTGTCCGCGAGATGGCCAAGTTGATTGCGGTGAACCCCAACACCGTGCAGCGAGCGTATCTCCAGCTTCAAGATGAAACCGTCCTGGAGGCACTTCGCGGCCGAGGAATGGCGGTCTGCCAGAACGCCAGATTGCGATGTGTCTCCGACCGTCAGCAGATGGTGGCCGAACGGATGGATGCCGTGGTGGACGAAGGGGTGCGGAGTGGACTGGCCGCCGATCCCTTGCGAGAGATGTTCGAAAACTCACTGAGAAACGCAACCCAAAAATCTGAGGGGCAATCATGA
- a CDS encoding ABC transporter ATP-binding protein, which yields MNQAITIDGVTKRFGRNAVLNDVSLEVPTGVVFALLGENGAGKSTLIRGMLGYHAFDHGKVSVCGVNPAADPLSVRRLVGYVSDAPGLYEWMTVAQTGWYAAGFYPPGFLRAYDTLTADFQLPQSAKIRDLSKGMRAKVALSLAMAFDPQLLILDEPTSGLDPLVRRSFLESMIDRAAAGQTVFLSSHQINEVERVADWVAILHHGKLQVVASLDELKESVTHLSFSVRDSLLALPPSVDQLEFISQSLRGRSYSILARGCTPAVLEALRHDENLFDIKAVRPSLEELYIGYMAPPADTPPSAYSRESLHYRPRRDATATQESAERH from the coding sequence ATGAATCAGGCAATCACGATTGACGGTGTTACCAAGCGATTTGGGCGCAACGCGGTTCTGAACGATGTCTCCTTGGAGGTTCCCACGGGGGTGGTGTTCGCCCTGCTCGGTGAAAACGGAGCAGGTAAGAGTACCCTCATTCGCGGCATGTTGGGCTATCACGCATTCGATCACGGCAAGGTTTCCGTCTGCGGAGTCAATCCCGCGGCCGATCCGCTATCGGTTCGACGTTTAGTAGGCTACGTATCCGATGCCCCAGGATTGTACGAATGGATGACCGTCGCCCAGACCGGTTGGTATGCTGCGGGATTTTATCCGCCTGGCTTTCTCCGCGCCTATGACACGTTGACTGCAGATTTCCAGTTGCCGCAGTCGGCCAAAATCCGCGATTTGTCGAAGGGGATGCGGGCCAAAGTGGCGTTGTCGCTGGCCATGGCCTTCGACCCACAACTGCTGATCCTCGACGAGCCCACTTCCGGACTCGACCCGCTCGTTCGCCGATCCTTCTTGGAAAGTATGATTGACCGCGCTGCGGCTGGACAGACCGTGTTCCTGAGCTCGCATCAAATCAACGAGGTGGAACGCGTGGCCGATTGGGTGGCCATCCTGCACCATGGCAAGCTCCAAGTCGTTGCGTCACTCGATGAACTGAAGGAAAGCGTCACGCACCTCAGTTTTTCCGTCCGCGACTCCTTGCTGGCCTTACCTCCGTCCGTTGATCAACTGGAGTTCATTTCACAGTCGTTGCGCGGTCGTTCCTATTCCATTTTGGCTCGCGGTTGTACTCCTGCGGTGCTCGAAGCCCTGCGACATGACGAGAATCTATTTGATATCAAAGCGGTGCGTCCGAGTTTAGAAGAATTGTATATCGGTTACATGGCACCTCCGGCAGACACGCCGCCGAGTGCTTATAGCCGAGAAAGTCTTCACTACCGCCCCCGCCGAGATGCGACAGCAACGCAAGAGTCCGCAGAGCGTCACTAA
- a CDS encoding aminotransferase-like domain-containing protein, translating into MGHTVSEPNRTSTLSRRAGMSSGQPIGRLMALALKHPNLVSLAAGFVDNDTLPCETTAAALRRLADQPELLRKALQYDMTAGSGILRANIAEWNYRRFPAGRPDPERMIVTAGSNQFLHLVAEALLDPGDIVLAAAPTYFVFMGTLKGVDARIVGVSSDEFGMSIDALQEQLQRIAAAGDAHRVKLIYTVTDFDNPAGSTLSLERREQLLEVVRRWRAEQGPIHLLSDCAYQELRYEGEDLPPLLALADDASEFVIEAGTFSKSYSPGIRVGWGVVPESLAPTLLEMKSNIDFGSPHFAQVLMNDVLTSGEIDSHLPVIRAGYRVKLDAMLDALDAELGETPDVVWHKPAGGLYVWLTLPEHIDASEGSPLWRCAMEQGVLYVPGYYCYPTEGEPIALNTIRLSFGVQNPAGIRLGIERLAAAIRQVAQTG; encoded by the coding sequence ATGGGACATACCGTTTCTGAACCGAATCGTACATCAACGTTAAGTCGTCGGGCAGGCATGTCGAGTGGCCAGCCCATTGGGCGGCTCATGGCGTTGGCACTGAAGCACCCCAATCTCGTTTCTTTGGCTGCTGGCTTCGTGGACAACGATACGCTGCCATGCGAGACGACCGCCGCAGCCCTGCGTCGATTGGCCGATCAACCCGAGCTTCTTCGCAAAGCGCTGCAATACGACATGACGGCAGGCAGCGGTATTCTGCGCGCCAATATAGCGGAATGGAACTACCGTAGATTCCCAGCCGGCCGCCCCGATCCGGAACGCATGATCGTCACCGCTGGCAGCAATCAATTCCTGCACTTGGTCGCAGAAGCCCTGCTCGATCCAGGCGATATCGTCCTTGCAGCTGCTCCAACCTACTTTGTCTTCATGGGCACGCTCAAGGGCGTCGATGCCAGAATTGTAGGTGTCTCTTCCGATGAATTCGGAATGAGTATCGATGCACTGCAGGAGCAACTGCAGAGAATTGCTGCTGCCGGAGACGCCCATCGCGTGAAACTGATTTACACCGTAACCGATTTTGACAATCCGGCTGGTAGCACCCTGTCGCTCGAGCGCCGTGAGCAGCTGTTGGAAGTAGTGCGTCGCTGGAGAGCCGAGCAGGGGCCCATCCACCTGTTATCCGACTGCGCCTACCAAGAACTCCGCTATGAGGGCGAGGACCTGCCCCCTCTGTTAGCCCTAGCCGACGATGCTAGTGAGTTTGTGATCGAGGCCGGCACGTTCTCTAAGTCCTACTCACCGGGCATTCGCGTGGGCTGGGGCGTCGTGCCCGAATCGCTTGCGCCAACGCTGCTGGAAATGAAGTCCAACATCGACTTTGGCTCGCCCCACTTCGCTCAAGTCCTGATGAATGATGTGCTCACCTCTGGAGAAATCGACTCGCACCTGCCAGTCATTCGCGCAGGCTATCGGGTCAAACTCGACGCCATGCTCGACGCGCTCGACGCCGAACTGGGGGAAACGCCGGATGTCGTTTGGCACAAGCCAGCGGGAGGATTGTATGTGTGGCTCACCTTGCCAGAGCATATCGATGCCTCCGAGGGCAGCCCACTGTGGCGGTGCGCCATGGAGCAAGGCGTCTTGTATGTGCCTGGATATTATTGCTACCCCACCGAAGGGGAACCGATCGCTCTCAACACGATTCGCCTAAGTTTCGGAGTGCAAAATCCGGCGGGAATCCGCCTGGGGATTGAACGACTAGCAGCGGCTATTCGGCAGGTAGCTCAGACTGGATAG
- a CDS encoding PSP1 domain-containing protein encodes MASYVVRCGTMRTLHVMQARLSYARGMRVIARTARGLEAGEVLSEADERVLKQMDSPPGGTIQREMTEEDESELAHLAAKSVEEADKCFEAIQALELPMDLVDIERIFGGERMVIYYLSESRVDFRELVKRLANEFQTRVEMRQIGVRDEAKLLADYGDCGKPVCCNTHLMKMPPVSMKMAKLQKATLDPNKISGRCGRLKCCLRYEYDIYEEHRKMLPKIGVDVVTANGRGRVLNQELLSRQLLVQMEDNRRLMVHADDVLSVIKRPKTGSSSSSVNPQVELQEKNKDRHSADNE; translated from the coding sequence ATGGCAAGTTACGTAGTACGCTGTGGCACGATGCGCACATTGCACGTAATGCAGGCTCGGCTGTCCTATGCGCGAGGCATGCGAGTCATTGCGCGCACCGCCCGCGGGTTAGAGGCTGGCGAAGTACTGAGCGAGGCGGATGAGCGGGTCTTGAAGCAAATGGATAGTCCTCCTGGAGGCACGATTCAACGCGAGATGACGGAAGAGGACGAAAGTGAGCTGGCGCATCTCGCTGCCAAGAGTGTCGAAGAGGCGGACAAGTGCTTTGAGGCCATCCAAGCACTTGAGCTTCCCATGGATTTGGTCGACATTGAACGGATTTTTGGTGGTGAACGCATGGTGATCTACTACCTTTCCGAAAGTCGAGTCGATTTTCGGGAGCTGGTCAAACGCTTGGCAAATGAGTTTCAAACTCGCGTCGAGATGCGACAAATTGGGGTTCGCGACGAAGCCAAATTACTAGCCGACTATGGCGACTGCGGAAAGCCGGTGTGCTGCAATACGCACTTGATGAAAATGCCCCCAGTCTCTATGAAGATGGCCAAGCTACAGAAGGCGACGTTGGATCCCAACAAGATCTCGGGGCGATGCGGAAGACTCAAATGCTGCTTGCGATACGAGTATGATATTTACGAAGAACACCGAAAAATGCTCCCCAAGATCGGGGTGGACGTGGTGACGGCCAATGGGCGAGGAAGGGTTTTGAATCAGGAGCTCCTGTCAAGACAATTGCTGGTTCAAATGGAAGACAACCGACGCTTGATGGTCCATGCCGACGATGTTCTCTCGGTAATCAAACGACCCAAAACAGGCAGCTCCTCTAGCTCCGTAAATCCCCAAGTCGAGCTTCAAGAAAAAAATAAAGACCGCCATTCAGCGGATAACGAATAA
- a CDS encoding Minf_1886 family protein has product MTEKIHPIVELLQQDQRFHIEAYQFVREALSYAQEILKMPTAGEEGEHHLTGQQLCEAIRQYCVEQYGFMAKTVLNSWGVHSTSDFGEIVYNLIRIKHMKKSDSDRREDFNDVYDFAGAFEPIFELAGKDED; this is encoded by the coding sequence GTGACTGAAAAAATCCACCCAATCGTCGAACTACTCCAACAAGATCAACGCTTTCATATCGAGGCCTACCAATTTGTCCGCGAGGCACTCTCCTATGCGCAAGAAATCCTAAAAATGCCGACGGCCGGAGAGGAGGGCGAGCACCATTTGACCGGCCAACAGTTGTGCGAAGCAATTCGTCAGTATTGTGTCGAACAGTATGGGTTCATGGCAAAAACGGTTCTCAATAGCTGGGGCGTGCACTCGACCAGCGATTTTGGTGAGATCGTATACAATCTGATCCGTATCAAGCACATGAAAAAATCGGATTCCGATCGACGCGAGGACTTCAACGACGTCTACGATTTTGCGGGCGCCTTTGAACCGATTTTCGAATTGGCCGGTAAAGACGAAGACTAG
- a CDS encoding IS4 family transposase has protein sequence MCHHPFDSFRCRVQHARQHGDLYFAALISKETIASVFGNASAILDSARVYNTSVTLWVFLSQVMSIHHGCVSAVAKLITHRVANNQTACSAETGAYCIARDKIDEQSMQRLVTASGLAIEDSSPDHWRWLGHRVITADGATVTMADTSENQAAYPQLSSQAPGCGFPILRVVVLFALSTGVVLDMAMGRYKGKFTHEVSLFRQIDAIIEETDVFLADRAYAGWFEMARMIQRGAHVVVRKHQLRKSDFRTGIRYGKDDHSIQIDKPARPDWMSIEEYETYPDFITIREIRIRVENNGFRTREIIVHTSLSDDTEYTREDIAALFRRRWQAELHLRSLKTVMQMEHLRCKKPHRVRNEIRTHMLAYNLIRGVMSEAAVEGDVQPWHISFKSTLTTVTDMLPVLGLISNADELCTVLYRCCLQHAVGNRPDRYEPRVLKRRPKKYKLMQKPRSEYKPGEA, from the coding sequence GTGTGCCATCATCCGTTTGATTCGTTCCGCTGTCGAGTCCAACATGCGCGCCAACACGGCGATCTTTACTTCGCCGCCTTGATCTCCAAAGAGACTATCGCGTCAGTCTTTGGCAATGCAAGTGCCATTCTCGATTCGGCCAGAGTTTACAACACATCGGTCACGCTGTGGGTCTTCCTCTCGCAAGTCATGAGCATCCACCACGGCTGCGTCTCTGCGGTCGCCAAGCTGATCACCCATCGAGTCGCCAACAACCAAACTGCTTGCTCTGCCGAAACCGGTGCTTACTGCATTGCTCGAGACAAAATCGACGAGCAATCCATGCAACGTCTTGTGACGGCCAGCGGACTTGCGATTGAAGACAGCAGTCCCGACCATTGGCGATGGCTGGGGCACCGCGTGATCACCGCCGATGGTGCCACCGTCACGATGGCAGACACGTCGGAGAATCAAGCCGCCTACCCGCAACTTAGTAGTCAAGCACCCGGTTGTGGATTTCCGATCTTGCGAGTCGTTGTACTGTTCGCGTTGTCGACTGGCGTTGTGCTCGACATGGCGATGGGCCGATACAAAGGTAAGTTCACTCACGAAGTAAGTTTGTTTCGTCAGATCGACGCAATCATCGAAGAAACCGATGTTTTCCTAGCTGATCGCGCCTATGCGGGTTGGTTCGAGATGGCGAGGATGATTCAACGTGGTGCACACGTCGTTGTTCGCAAACACCAGTTGCGCAAGTCAGATTTTCGGACTGGAATTCGTTACGGCAAAGACGATCACTCCATCCAAATCGACAAGCCAGCTCGTCCCGACTGGATGAGCATTGAAGAGTACGAGACGTACCCGGACTTCATCACCATTCGCGAGATCCGTATCCGAGTTGAGAACAACGGATTTCGCACTCGCGAGATTATCGTTCACACATCGCTGTCGGACGATACGGAGTACACGAGGGAGGACATCGCGGCCCTGTTCCGTAGAAGGTGGCAAGCAGAACTTCATTTACGGAGCTTGAAAACGGTCATGCAGATGGAACACTTGCGCTGTAAAAAGCCGCATCGAGTGCGGAACGAAATTCGGACGCACATGTTGGCTTACAATTTGATTCGCGGGGTGATGTCTGAAGCGGCCGTCGAAGGCGACGTTCAACCTTGGCATATCAGTTTCAAGTCAACACTGACAACGGTGACGGATATGCTTCCGGTTCTAGGCCTAATCAGCAACGCCGATGAATTATGCACGGTGTTGTACCGCTGCTGCTTGCAACACGCAGTTGGCAATCGACCGGACCGCTACGAGCCCAGGGTGCTCAAGCGAAGACCGAAGAAATACAAGCTGATGCAAAAGCCAAGAAGCGAATACAAACCCGGGGAGGCATAG
- the hemB gene encoding porphobilinogen synthase: MTFHSSRGPYPATRLRRLRQFPWSRALVNETSLTAADLIWPLFVLPGKDKEEPVVSLPGVSRMSVDRLLPQIDRAIELGIPAIALFPVTPAECKSDDGAEALNPDNLICTATRTIRAEFGEQLGIVCDVALDPYTTHGQDGLLRDGKIVNDATVEVLSQQAVVQAAAGASVIAPSDMMDGRIGAIRTALDAAGHDGVLLMSYAAKYASAFYGPFRDAVGSKGNLGSGDKKTYQMQPSASDEALHEVSLDLAEGADIVMVKPGMPYLDIVQRIKSEFSVPTAVYQVSGEYAMLSAAAANGWIDGTACMLESLLAFRRAGADMILTYFALQAAEALRE, from the coding sequence ATGACGTTCCATTCCTCACGTGGACCGTATCCCGCCACCCGTTTGCGTCGCCTCCGGCAATTCCCTTGGTCGCGAGCATTGGTCAACGAGACGTCGCTCACCGCGGCAGACTTGATTTGGCCCTTGTTTGTCTTGCCTGGAAAAGACAAGGAAGAACCGGTGGTCAGTTTACCGGGTGTTTCCCGGATGAGTGTCGACCGGCTCCTTCCGCAAATTGATCGCGCCATTGAATTGGGGATTCCCGCCATCGCTCTGTTCCCGGTCACGCCTGCGGAGTGCAAGAGCGATGATGGAGCGGAAGCGCTCAATCCCGACAATTTGATTTGTACTGCGACGCGGACGATTCGCGCCGAGTTTGGGGAGCAATTGGGAATCGTATGCGACGTGGCCCTCGACCCCTACACCACGCATGGACAAGACGGATTGTTGCGAGACGGCAAGATCGTCAACGACGCCACGGTGGAAGTGCTCAGTCAGCAAGCGGTGGTTCAGGCAGCGGCCGGGGCCAGTGTCATTGCTCCATCGGACATGATGGATGGTCGCATCGGTGCCATTCGAACGGCCTTGGATGCGGCAGGCCACGACGGCGTTCTACTCATGTCGTACGCCGCCAAGTATGCTTCGGCCTTTTACGGTCCCTTTCGAGATGCGGTGGGCTCCAAGGGCAATTTGGGGAGCGGCGACAAAAAGACTTACCAAATGCAGCCCTCTGCTTCGGACGAGGCCCTGCACGAAGTCAGCTTGGACCTGGCGGAAGGCGCGGACATCGTCATGGTCAAGCCTGGCATGCCTTACCTAGACATTGTGCAACGGATTAAGTCCGAATTTTCCGTCCCCACCGCCGTTTATCAGGTCAGCGGAGAGTATGCGATGCTCTCGGCAGCAGCGGCCAATGGCTGGATTGATGGGACCGCCTGCATGTTAGAGAGTTTGCTGGCCTTCCGACGCGCGGGCGCCGACATGATCCTGACCTATTTTGCGCTGCAGGCCGCCGAGGCTCTCCGCGAATAG
- a CDS encoding MFS transporter: MQSSVRFKLCVMMFLQFFVWGAFFVPMGAYLGVLFAGDKEINQIIGSVYATQTWAALFAPLVVGFVADRLFNKEVVNGVLHLLGGGLLWWCATVTDSSAQFAWIMFAFFLCYMPTLALANSITFQNVESIERDFPQIRVWGTIGWIVSGLVVSQSMFGIFPLPVLPWLENAGSTSFPLKLSAAVSILYGFYSFFLPASPPQGRDQPISLVKILGLDALQLFKNPSYLVFAVCSFLICIPLAFYYARTYEFTSAMAFGSKTAGVMALGQVSEIGFMIAVPFFLSRLGVKKMLLVGMLAWALRYALFGFMPSSAAMLVLGIVLHGICYDFFFVTGQLYTDRVAPPGIRTSAQAFVGLLTYGAGMLVGNYLSGQWGAYIELDPTGAEGWLAGAKMFWLMPAGLAAAVAVLFFATFHDKSADRPAETPVAV; encoded by the coding sequence ATGCAGTCTAGCGTTCGATTTAAATTGTGCGTCATGATGTTTCTCCAGTTCTTCGTCTGGGGAGCCTTCTTCGTCCCGATGGGAGCCTACTTGGGCGTACTCTTCGCGGGGGATAAGGAGATCAACCAAATCATTGGTAGCGTCTATGCAACCCAAACGTGGGCGGCTCTGTTCGCGCCCTTAGTCGTCGGTTTTGTTGCCGATCGGCTGTTCAACAAGGAAGTGGTCAACGGTGTACTCCATTTACTTGGCGGAGGCCTGTTGTGGTGGTGCGCGACCGTTACCGATTCCTCGGCGCAATTCGCCTGGATCATGTTCGCCTTCTTCTTGTGCTACATGCCCACCCTGGCATTGGCCAACTCAATCACCTTCCAAAACGTCGAGTCGATTGAGCGAGATTTTCCGCAGATCCGCGTTTGGGGAACGATCGGCTGGATCGTCTCGGGCTTGGTGGTTTCTCAATCGATGTTCGGCATCTTTCCGCTTCCTGTTCTGCCTTGGCTCGAGAACGCGGGCAGTACGAGTTTTCCACTGAAACTCTCTGCCGCCGTCAGTATCTTGTATGGTTTTTATAGCTTTTTCCTACCAGCCTCCCCGCCGCAAGGTCGAGACCAACCCATCAGTTTGGTCAAGATTCTGGGGCTCGATGCACTTCAACTTTTTAAGAACCCGTCCTACTTGGTATTTGCCGTGTGCTCGTTCTTGATCTGCATCCCGTTGGCGTTTTACTACGCTCGAACCTACGAGTTCACCAGCGCCATGGCCTTCGGCAGCAAGACCGCTGGAGTTATGGCTTTGGGGCAAGTTAGCGAAATCGGCTTTATGATCGCCGTTCCGTTTTTCCTCAGTCGCTTAGGGGTGAAGAAAATGCTCTTGGTGGGCATGCTCGCTTGGGCACTGCGATACGCATTGTTTGGTTTCATGCCTTCTTCCGCAGCGATGTTGGTATTGGGAATCGTGCTGCATGGTATTTGCTACGACTTCTTTTTCGTCACGGGACAACTCTACACCGACCGTGTTGCACCTCCAGGAATTCGCACGAGTGCCCAGGCTTTCGTGGGGCTTTTAACCTACGGTGCAGGAATGCTCGTCGGCAACTACCTGTCTGGCCAATGGGGTGCTTACATTGAGCTGGACCCAACCGGTGCTGAAGGCTGGCTGGCTGGTGCAAAGATGTTCTGGCTAATGCCTGCGGGGCTGGCGGCAGCCGTTGCCGTGCTGTTCTTCGCAACGTTCCATGACAAATCGGCCGATCGTCCTGCTGAAACCCCTGTAGCAGTTTAA